The Micromonospora sp. NBC_01740 genome includes a window with the following:
- a CDS encoding acyl-CoA dehydrogenase family protein — MDFAYDTRTEQLRAELTAFLDEHVYPAEPVHAAQVAAAGDPWARPPVMAELKAEARKRGLWNLFLPDPRHGAGLTNLQYAPLAELTGRSPHLAPEALNCAAPDTGNMELLAEFGSPGQQERWLRPLLEGEIRSAFCMTEPEVASSDATNIATRITRDGDHYVVDGRKWWSSGAMDPRCEIFIVMGKTDPAADRHRQQSMILVPRDTPGVTVRRGMTVFGYSDASHGGHAEVDFADVRVPVENLVGAEGTGFAIAQARLGPGRIHHCMRLIGMAERALELLCRRALERVAFGRPLAEQGVVREWIAESRVRIEQARLLVLKTAWLMDTVGNKGAHTEIQAIKIATPAMAEWVIDKAIQAYGGAGVSQDTPLAALWAQSRTLRLADGPDEVHRSSLAKRELRRWSN; from the coding sequence ATGGACTTCGCCTACGACACCCGCACCGAGCAGCTGCGGGCCGAGCTGACCGCGTTCCTGGACGAGCACGTGTACCCGGCCGAGCCGGTGCACGCCGCGCAGGTGGCCGCCGCCGGCGACCCGTGGGCCCGGCCCCCGGTGATGGCCGAGCTGAAGGCCGAGGCGCGCAAGCGCGGCCTGTGGAACCTCTTCCTCCCCGACCCGCGCCACGGCGCCGGCCTGACCAACCTCCAGTACGCCCCGCTGGCCGAGCTGACCGGGCGCAGCCCGCACCTGGCCCCGGAGGCGCTCAACTGCGCCGCGCCCGACACGGGCAACATGGAACTGCTCGCCGAGTTCGGCTCGCCGGGGCAGCAGGAGCGCTGGCTGCGCCCGCTGCTGGAGGGCGAGATCCGCTCCGCGTTCTGCATGACCGAGCCGGAGGTGGCGTCCTCGGACGCGACAAACATCGCCACCCGGATCACCCGCGACGGCGACCACTACGTGGTCGACGGGCGCAAGTGGTGGTCGTCCGGGGCGATGGACCCGCGCTGCGAGATCTTCATCGTGATGGGCAAGACCGACCCGGCGGCCGACCGGCACCGCCAGCAGAGCATGATCCTGGTGCCCCGGGACACCCCGGGCGTCACCGTGCGGCGGGGCATGACGGTGTTCGGCTACAGCGACGCCTCGCACGGCGGCCACGCCGAGGTCGACTTCGCCGACGTCCGCGTACCGGTGGAGAACCTGGTCGGAGCGGAGGGCACGGGATTCGCGATCGCCCAGGCCCGGCTCGGTCCCGGCCGGATCCACCACTGCATGCGGCTGATCGGCATGGCGGAACGGGCCCTGGAGCTGCTCTGCCGGCGGGCGCTCGAGCGGGTCGCGTTCGGCCGGCCGCTCGCCGAACAGGGCGTGGTACGCGAGTGGATCGCCGAGTCCCGGGTGCGCATCGAGCAGGCCCGGCTGCTGGTGCTCAAGACCGCCTGGCTGATGGACACGGTCGGCAACAAGGGTGCGCACACCGAGATCCAGGCCATCAAGATCGCCACTCCCGCCATGGCCGAGTGGGTGATCGACAAGGCCATCCAGGCGTACGGCGGAGCCGGCGTCAGCCAGGACACCCCGCTCGCCGCCCTCTGGGCCCAGTCGCGGACGCTGCGCCTGGCGGACGGCCCGGACGAGGTCCACCGTTCCTCGCTGGCGAAGCGCGAACTGCGCCGCTGGTCCAACTGA